In the genome of Acidimicrobiales bacterium, one region contains:
- a CDS encoding sodium-translocating pyrophosphatase — MLATQGGYQPFLLRSTEKEWLVFALITGVVALLAAFGLMRGVLAEDTGTTAMQEIAAAIQEGAEAFLRRQFRTIGIVVIPLAVLVFITAVKVGQPGQPHHLSFVGSGLARAIAFLVGALFSGLTGTIGMSLAVRGNVRTAAAARNGTLPPALRIAFRTGGITGLFCVGLGLIGASVITLIFQNSVTNVLEGFGFGGSLLALFMRVGGGIFTKAADVGADLVGKVEVGIPEDDPRNAATIADNVGDNVGDCAGMAADLFESYAVTIVASLILGYAAFNGPGGHSARGLIFPLIVAGFGILASIIGIYAVRATERDRSAMSPINRAYRLSGFLTLIAAALVAHFYVHSWKVFFAVLVGVVLGQVASVITEYFTSTETSPVKEIAASARTGPATTVLSGIASGLESSVWAIVAIAIALAVAIALGNGNIEFTLYLVALIGIGLLSTAGMVVSEDSFGPVSDNAAGIAEMAGEFEGEPQRIMVSLDAVGNTTKAITKGVAIASAVIATVALFASFVETIANEPLSGVTATGNAIFKDIGTQINVANPTTFVGLLIGGSIAFLFSGLAIRAVGRSAGTVVQEVRRQFREHPGIMDRTERPEYGRVIAICTAAAQRELVTPALLAILSPVIVGFGINYFALGAFLAAAILTGQLMAVYLSNAGGAWDNAKKYIEDGHEGGKGSEAHKAAVIGDTVGDPFKDTAGPALNPLIKVMNLVSLLILPEVIKLHTHAAERYTVAGIALAVLLGSIAFSKRSTESIGEADPAPSGDAVGARA; from the coding sequence ATGCTGGCCACGCAGGGCGGGTACCAGCCGTTCCTCCTCCGGAGCACAGAGAAGGAATGGCTGGTCTTTGCCCTGATCACGGGAGTCGTGGCCCTGCTCGCCGCCTTCGGCCTGATGCGCGGCGTGCTGGCCGAGGACACCGGCACGACGGCGATGCAGGAGATTGCCGCCGCCATCCAGGAGGGGGCCGAGGCCTTCCTCCGCCGGCAGTTCCGCACCATCGGCATCGTCGTGATCCCGCTGGCGGTGCTGGTGTTCATCACCGCCGTCAAGGTCGGCCAGCCGGGCCAGCCCCACCATCTGAGCTTCGTGGGGTCGGGGCTGGCGCGCGCCATAGCGTTCCTCGTCGGCGCCCTCTTCTCCGGGCTCACCGGCACCATCGGGATGAGCCTGGCGGTGCGCGGCAACGTGCGGACCGCCGCTGCCGCCCGGAACGGCACGCTGCCGCCCGCACTGCGCATCGCCTTCCGCACGGGCGGCATCACCGGCCTGTTCTGCGTGGGGCTGGGCCTGATCGGCGCGTCGGTGATCACCCTGATCTTCCAGAACTCGGTGACCAACGTCCTCGAGGGCTTCGGGTTCGGCGGCTCGCTGCTGGCCCTGTTCATGCGAGTCGGCGGGGGCATCTTCACCAAGGCGGCGGACGTCGGCGCCGACCTCGTCGGCAAGGTCGAGGTCGGCATCCCGGAGGACGATCCCCGCAACGCCGCGACCATCGCCGACAACGTGGGGGACAACGTCGGTGACTGCGCCGGCATGGCGGCGGACCTGTTCGAGTCCTACGCGGTGACGATCGTCGCCTCGCTGATCCTCGGCTACGCCGCCTTCAACGGCCCCGGCGGCCATTCGGCCCGGGGCCTGATCTTCCCCCTGATCGTGGCCGGCTTCGGGATCCTGGCCTCGATCATCGGCATCTACGCTGTGCGGGCCACGGAGCGCGATCGCAGCGCCATGTCCCCGATCAACCGCGCCTACCGGCTGTCCGGCTTCCTGACCCTCATAGCCGCCGCCCTGGTGGCCCACTTCTACGTGCACAGCTGGAAGGTGTTCTTCGCCGTGCTGGTCGGGGTGGTGCTGGGCCAGGTCGCCAGCGTGATCACCGAGTACTTCACGTCGACCGAGACCTCCCCGGTCAAAGAGATCGCCGCGTCGGCCCGGACGGGCCCGGCCACGACGGTGCTGTCGGGCATCGCGTCCGGGCTCGAGTCGTCGGTGTGGGCCATCGTGGCCATCGCCATCGCGCTGGCCGTGGCCATCGCCCTCGGCAACGGGAACATCGAGTTCACCCTCTACCTGGTGGCGCTCATCGGCATCGGGCTCCTGTCCACCGCCGGCATGGTGGTTTCCGAGGACAGCTTCGGGCCGGTGTCCGACAACGCCGCCGGAATCGCCGAGATGGCCGGCGAGTTCGAGGGGGAGCCCCAGCGGATCATGGTCAGCCTCGACGCCGTCGGCAACACGACCAAGGCCATCACCAAGGGGGTGGCCATCGCCTCGGCGGTGATCGCCACCGTGGCCCTGTTCGCCTCGTTCGTCGAGACCATCGCCAACGAGCCGCTGTCGGGCGTCACCGCCACCGGCAACGCCATCTTCAAGGACATCGGAACCCAGATCAACGTCGCCAACCCGACCACGTTCGTGGGGCTGCTCATCGGGGGCTCCATCGCCTTCCTCTTCTCCGGCCTGGCCATCCGGGCCGTGGGCCGCTCGGCCGGGACCGTGGTGCAGGAGGTGCGCCGGCAGTTCCGGGAGCACCCCGGGATCATGGACCGCACCGAGCGTCCCGAGTACGGGCGGGTCATCGCCATCTGCACCGCCGCCGCCCAGCGGGAGCTGGTGACCCCGGCCCTGCTCGCGATCCTCTCGCCCGTGATCGTCGGCTTCGGGATCAACTACTTCGCCCTCGGAGCCTTCCTGGCCGCGGCCATCCTCACCGGCCAGCTGATGGCGGTGTACCTGTCGAACGCCGGCGGGGCGTGGGACAACGCCAAGAAGTACATCGAGGACGGCCACGAGGGGGGCAAGGGCTCCGAGGCCCACAAGGCGGCGGTCATCGGTGACACCGTCGGAGACCCCTTCAAGGACACCGCCGGGCCCGCCCTCAACCCGCTGATCAAGGTGATGAACCTGGTGTCGCTCTTGATCCTCCCGGAGGTCATCAAGCTGCACACCCACGCCGCCGAGCGCTACACGGTGGCCGGCATTGCCCTGGCGGTCCTGCTCGGCTCCATCGCCTTCTCCAAGCGCTCGACCGAGTCCATCGGGGAGGCCGATCCCGCCCCCTCCGGGGACGCCGTAGGCGCCCGCGCCTGA